From the Priestia koreensis genome, one window contains:
- the parE gene encoding DNA topoisomerase IV subunit B, giving the protein MAKKQQFDYNEDAIQVLEGLDAVRKRPGMYIGSTDSRGLHHLVYEIVDNSVDEALGGFGDEIIVTIHKDLSLSVQDKGRGMPTGMHKLGKPTPEIIFTVLHAGGKFGQGGYKTSGGLHGVGASVVNALSEWLEVTIYRDGFIHRQRFENGGKAVTTLEKIGKTRKTGTTTHFKPDPTIFSTVAFNYDTLSERLRESAFLLKGLKIELIDERYDQRDVFHYENGIQAFVEYLNEEKDVLHPVLFFEGMQNDIEVEFSFQFNDGFSENILSFVNNVRTKDGGTHEAGAKAAVTRVFNEYARKVNLLREKDKNLEGNDIREGFAAIVSVRIPEALLQFEGQTKGKLGTSEARSAVDAVISEKLAYFLEENPDISTALVKKAIKAAQAREAARKAREEARSGKKKNRKETVLSGKLTPAQSRNPQRNELYLVEGDSAGGSAKQGRDRRFQAVLPLRGKVINTEKAKLQDIFKNEEINTIIHAIGAGVGSDFDLDDINYDKVVIMTDADTDGAHIQVLLLTFFYRYMKPLIEAGRVFIALPPLYKVSRGTGKKEVIEYAWNDDELDGAIKKVGKGYMIQRYKGLGEMNADQLWETTMNPDTRTLIRVRIDDAARAERRVTTLMGDKVEPRRKWIENNVAFGLEDDPNILDNENVTVAEEE; this is encoded by the coding sequence TTGGCTAAGAAACAACAGTTTGACTACAATGAAGACGCGATTCAGGTCTTAGAAGGCTTGGATGCTGTTCGTAAACGTCCTGGTATGTATATTGGGAGTACGGATAGTCGCGGTTTGCACCATCTCGTATACGAAATTGTCGACAACTCAGTCGATGAAGCACTTGGAGGATTTGGTGACGAAATTATCGTAACAATACATAAAGATCTTTCCCTTTCCGTACAAGATAAAGGACGCGGAATGCCGACGGGAATGCATAAACTAGGAAAACCAACACCCGAAATTATTTTCACCGTTCTTCATGCCGGAGGAAAGTTTGGGCAAGGCGGGTACAAAACGAGTGGAGGACTTCACGGCGTTGGGGCATCGGTTGTAAATGCTCTATCAGAGTGGCTAGAGGTAACGATTTACCGCGATGGGTTTATTCATCGCCAGCGCTTTGAAAACGGCGGAAAAGCGGTCACAACTCTTGAAAAGATCGGAAAAACACGAAAAACGGGTACCACGACCCACTTCAAACCAGACCCAACCATTTTTAGCACGGTTGCATTTAACTATGATACGTTAAGCGAACGTCTACGTGAGTCAGCGTTCCTGCTCAAAGGGTTAAAAATTGAGCTTATTGATGAACGCTATGATCAACGAGACGTTTTTCACTATGAAAATGGAATTCAAGCATTTGTTGAATATTTAAATGAAGAAAAAGACGTTCTTCATCCTGTTCTGTTCTTTGAAGGAATGCAAAACGATATTGAAGTCGAGTTTTCATTCCAGTTTAATGATGGATTCTCTGAAAATATCCTATCGTTCGTCAACAACGTACGTACAAAAGACGGCGGAACGCACGAAGCAGGAGCAAAAGCCGCTGTCACACGCGTCTTTAACGAATACGCACGAAAAGTGAACCTTTTGAGAGAGAAAGACAAGAACTTAGAAGGAAATGATATTCGAGAAGGCTTTGCGGCCATCGTTTCGGTACGTATTCCTGAGGCACTGCTACAGTTCGAGGGGCAAACAAAAGGAAAGCTCGGAACAAGTGAAGCACGATCAGCTGTTGATGCGGTCATCTCTGAGAAACTTGCTTACTTTTTAGAGGAAAACCCTGACATTAGTACAGCGCTTGTTAAAAAAGCTATAAAGGCGGCACAGGCACGTGAAGCAGCCCGAAAAGCGCGTGAAGAAGCTCGATCTGGTAAAAAGAAAAATCGCAAAGAAACCGTGCTAAGCGGGAAGCTAACACCGGCACAGTCACGAAATCCGCAGCGAAATGAACTATACCTAGTTGAGGGTGACTCAGCGGGCGGTTCAGCCAAACAAGGTCGTGATCGTCGTTTCCAAGCGGTTCTGCCACTTCGCGGAAAGGTTATTAATACCGAAAAGGCGAAGCTTCAGGATATCTTTAAAAACGAAGAGATTAACACGATCATTCATGCGATTGGCGCAGGTGTTGGCTCTGATTTTGACTTAGATGATATTAACTATGACAAAGTGGTCATTATGACCGATGCCGATACGGACGGGGCGCACATTCAAGTGTTGCTGCTTACGTTCTTCTATCGCTATATGAAACCACTTATTGAAGCAGGGCGCGTATTTATTGCCTTACCACCTCTCTATAAAGTAAGCAGAGGAACAGGCAAAAAAGAAGTGATTGAATACGCATGGAACGATGATGAGCTAGACGGCGCAATCAAAAAAGTCGGAAAAGGGTATATGATTCAGCGCTACAAAGGACTTGGTGAGATGAATGCCGATCAGCTTTGGGAAACGACGATGAACCCAGATACTCGCACGCTCATTCGTGTTCGCATTGACGATGCAGCACGCGCAGAGCGCCGCGTAACAACACTAATGGGTGACAAAGTAGAGCCCCGTCGTAAGTGGATTGAAAATAACGTCGCCTTTGGTTTAGAGGACGATCCGAATATTTTAGATAACGAAAACGTAACGGTCGCAGAGGAGGAATAA